Within the Salinirubrum litoreum genome, the region CAGACAGAGCGTGCACTCGTCACCGTCCCGGAGCGTCTGCCCGAGGGGACGCTGACGTGGGTGTTCGTCCTCGAACCGCTGAGCGGTGGCCGGACCCGACTGCTCACGCGGAACCGTGGTTCGATCCCTCGGTCACCGAGATGGGTGGCGCTGGTGGCCGTGATCGAACCGGCGGCCTTCCTCATGACGCGGAAGATGTTGCTCGGGATCAAGCGTCGCGCAGAGCGTCACCGGGTGGACGCAGACGGGTCGGAGGAGCCGCACCCGTAGCTCTCGACCGAGACCTGTGTGGTCTCCGCGAGGGCGGCCCGAACGTCGTCGCGTCCCCACCCGAGCGGTGCGAGTATCGAACTCGTCGCCCGAACCGCCAGCTCGGTGTAGAACGCCGCGTCGTAGCGGTCGGCCGCCCCGGGGAGAGCGACCCGCGCCTGCCCGCGTGCCTCGTCGTTCACCACGACGTACTCGACGTACTGGCCGGGCTGGAGGTTCCACGCCGCCGCCGCCCGTTCGAGCGCGGCGACCGTCCGCGTCCGGTGGGTGTACGCCTCGGGCGGCTTCGAGACGCGCTGGTCGATCACCAAGTCGTCGGTCGGCACGTCGCCGCGTTCGAGTTCTCCGAGTCGCCGCCGAAGCCGGTCACACACCGCCGCTGGCGAGCGTGTCCGATCGAACACTCGGAGCAGGTCGGTCTGGACGTCGACGACCCAGTCGGGCGTCGAGCGCTGGCGTGCCTCGATCCCTCGTAGCTTGTAGGCGTCCAGTCCCGCCGCCTCGGGGTCGGCGTCCGCCCGCCGGCCGAAGTACTTCGTCAGCGCCCCCGCCTCGCTCTCACGCTGGGGGACGAACGCACACCAGTCGAACCGTCCCTCGTAGTCGAGGCGGACGTCGGCACGGTCGCTGATTTCGGCGGCGACCGTCTCCAGGTCGGTCTGCTCGCGATCGGGCATCGCCGTGATCCAGAGGCTGTCGACGATACCGTGGAGGACACGCCAGCCGTGTGCCTCGAAGCGGTCTTTCGCGGTGAGGATCAGTTCTCTCGCGTAGGCGTTGATCGCCTCGTGACACTCGATCCGGCCGTACTTCGCGTTCGCGAAGCCCTGATAGCCGAAACACGAGACGAGGATCCACTTCAGCGCCGCCGAGCGGCCCTCGAGTCGCTCGCGCGTCTCGGGGTCGTCGGTCTCGCGGAGGTCGGCCTTGATGGCTTCGCGGTCGTCGATGATCGGGGCGAGCACGTCCGGGAGCACCCCGGGGTCGTCACAGATCGCGTAGCCGAGACCGGGGACGTCGTCGCGGTCGTGACACCCACACCGGATCGTCTCGGGTGAGATGTTGCGCGTCCGGATGATGTTCGGGTACAGCGACGCGAAGTCGAGTTCGTGGACGTCCTCGTGGACCCCGACTGCGGGGGCGAACGTGAACCCGCCGCGATCCGCGTCGTGGAGCGTCCGCGCCGACTTGAACAGTTCCGGTCGCCACGACCGCCACGGCGTGAGGACGCCCCTGTCGTGTGCCTCGCGGATCTGGATCGCCGTCAGGACGGTGCCGATGGAGGCCCACGCGAGTTCTTGCAGTGGGCGGCCCGAGCGTGCGACGAGGTCGAGACAACCCGCGAGGTTCGTCTCGTGGAGCAGGAACGTGTTGCGTCGGTCGACGATCGCTCGCCCGGGGAGCGTGTAGCGCGCCGGCGAGTGCCCCACCTGCCCGTAGCTCTCGTACGTCGAGGCACTCGCCACCTGTTCGTAGCCCGGTCGCCGGCCCAGTTCGTACGCGCTCAGCGGCCTGTCGCTCGCGGCGAACAGCGTGGGGAGCAGTTCGGCCGACGAGCAGACCAGCACGTCCGGGTCGGCCTCGTGGACACGACTCGCCACCCGTCGGGCGACGTCGGCGGGCGTGCCGGTGAGCGTCTCGTCGGCGACCGTCGTCTCGTCGAGGGGGTCGTCCCCGGTCGTCACCCGCCGTGGCGCGGACAGTTCGAGCGTCGTCGGCGCTCGATCCGGCGTCGGATCGGTGCCCGTCTCCAGACAGTAGCGGAACTGCGGGTCGAAGTCCACGTCGAAACACCGATACTGGCCGGGCCGACCCTGCTGGGCGACCTGTCGAGCCAGTCGGTCGACCGCGTCGGGTGTCCGCGTGTCGATCCGGAGGACCTCCCGTTCGCTCTCGCGGTAGCCCGTCCGCCAGCGTTCCGTCGAGGTGTCGACGACCGCGGGATGGCCGGTGAGCCACCCCCGAAGGTCGGCGAAGGAACCGTCGAGATCCGAGGCCGGCGTGACGTACCACCGTGGATGATACGCCCGCGTCCGGGACTCCACACCCGTCTCGGTCAGGTGCCACTCGCGGGCGAGGCCATCGTCGGGGAAGTCGACGGTGTACATCCGACTGGACCGGGCTACTCGGCTCCGTGCTCGTCGTTCAGGTGCGTCTCCAGTGCGTCGAGTCGCTCGTCGAGTTCCTGCCGTTCCCGTTCCTGTGCGAGCAGCATCGACAGGAGGACGGCCTCCATCGCGTCGGGTGGGTTCTGGAACCCGCCGGCGTCGGCGTAGCCGTGGGCGTGTTCCCACAGCGCCTCGTAGGCGTCGCGGTCGCGTCGCCGGAGCGCCCGCTCGAAGTCCGCCCACTCGTCGCGCGTCGCCCGCAGGCGGTCGCGGTAGGTCGGCGTCGTTCGGCCCATCAGGCGGACACCTCCACGGTCGGGCCGCTCTGTGCGTACAGTGGCTCGCGCTCGGCGAGGACCGTCTCCCAGTACGCGAGTGTCGTCTGCACCCAGCCGTCACCACGGTCGTACACCAGCGTCTCCTGCTCGCCGCGTTCGACGTCGCGGAACTGCGGCCCGAACTGCGTCTGTGTGAGTTCGAGGTGGTGGTCGGCGAGGCGTTCGAGCGGCGCGGAGAACTCGTCACGCCGGGAGCGCGTCACGAGGACCGTGAGGTCGTGCTCACGGACGAGACCCCGGAGTTCGGCGAGCGCCCGGCAGAACACCTCGTGGTCGTCACGGGCGAGTTCGCCGTCGCGGTAGTGGGTGTCGAGTCCGGGGAGCGTGCAGACGACCGGCTCTCTGTCGCCTGTGAGCCGGTCGCCGAGCGTCCGCAGCAACTGGAGGTGCTGGTTGGTCGTGAACGCCCGGGCGACCTGCAGGCGGTCGAGGACGCGCGGTGCGGGCGCGATCTCGTGCAGACCGTCCGTCCGGGCGTGTCTCCCGTTGCCGATCCAGTAGCCCTCGCTCTCGCCGTCCGCGCCGGCGAGGAGGATACGGTCGAGCGTGAGCGTCTGGACTGCCCCGGTCGTGTTCGTGTCGGCGTCGAGGAGTGTGATCCCCGGATCGAGATCCGGGAGCGTCGGCGTCGCCGCCGGGCCGGCGGTCGTCTGTGTGAGGTGCATCGTACCACCGACTAACAGACGGGTGTCAAAAGACGTGAGCCACGGATGCGGTGTGAAACTGAAACTACCCGAGTCAGGCCCAATCACGCGTGGTGCGTGACCCTCCGGACGGCGCGTGCTCGCAACGACGATTCACGGGCGAGACGCTCGTTCGGGGACGTTCTCGGCGCTCTCGCGGTCGGCCGGTCGAGGTGTCGGCGGCGCGGGTCGTCGGGCGGGCGAGCGACCGGAAGCGGCGGTGAAGGTGAACGTCGCTCGTCGATGATCGTGAGCCCAGTCGAAGAAGTCGGAGGTGTTCGTCGGCCAGAAACGCGAGGCGTGTCTGGCGGAGACGGGCACGCAGTGCCCGGTAGCAGGTGGGCTACCTCTGGACTGGAGAGACCGTCGGTATCGTCTCGCTCACCCGGAATCCGGCGTACATATTTAACTGACCCTCCGGCAAAGGTAGGGTAGTTCGAGGGGTGTCAACGATCCTCCGAATCAAGTTCCAAACCGTGCCGTCCGGGATCATCGCCGGTCTCGAGTCCACCATCCCGGAAGTGAGAGAGATCAGCTACGAGAACATCTTCTACGCGAGTGACGGAGACTGGATCGAGTCGCTCACGGTCACTTCGCGAACGTCGTTCGATCCGGCGTCGGTGGTCGAGTCACTCTCGCGCGTAGAACTGTTCCATCACCAGAGAACGGGAGTCGACTCCACCGACGGGACGACCCACCGTCTCACGATCGTCGCACACGAACCGTACCCGTTCCTGCTGGGGGTGATCCTGCGGGGGAGAGCGCTCCCGAACCGACTCGAACTCCGTGACGGGGTGCTGACTGGGGTGGTCACGGTCAAGGAGTGGGCCGACTTCCGGGCCCTCGCAGACACCATCGAAGAACAGTTCGGTCGGTTCGAACTGCTGAGCGTGAATCAGGCCGACACGATCGGTGCGCCGCTGGGGTCCGGGCAACTCAACCGGGTGCTCCGTGACGAACTCACCGAAGAACAACTGACGGTCCTCCGGACTGCACACCGACTCGGGTACTTCGACGTCCCACGAGGTGCCTCTGCGGACGACATCGCATCTGAACTCGACATCGCACAGTCCACGCTGAGCGAGCGACTCCGACTCGCCGAAGGCCGACTGTTCGACCTGATGTTCTCTGCGGGGAGCGGCAGTTCTGCCGACGACGGCGAGGAGTGACTCCCGTTCGAGGACGCTCTCTCGTGCCCGAGCGAGAGACACCGAAGGTCGACCACGTCACGCTCGGTGACGGACCGACTCGTCTCCCGGCTGAACCGGGTCCATCCGGGGTAGTATATAAAAGATGATGACTATTTGGCGGCATCGGGGATGGGTACAGGGCAGTTACCTCGAATGACGTAAGTGCCATGTCGGATGACAACACGGTCGAGATCGAGACAGGGAAGAGTTCACGGAGGAACTTCCTCCGCATCGCGGGCGTCGCGGGGGCCGCCGGGCTTGCAGGCTGTGGTGGCAACAACGGCGGCGGTGGCGGCACCGGTGGCGGCGGTGGTGGCGGTGACGACGGTGGGGGTGGCGGCGGCGGTGGTGGTGGCGGCGGCGGCGGCCGGTCGATCGAGACGCGGTTCTGGGAAGAGTGGCCGGTCGAGACGAAAGGCGTCGACGTCAACGACGAGGCGATCCAGTTCGAGTACACCGCCGTCGAGGGCCAAGCAGTGCCCGAGGTCGACACCCACTTCGCGCAGGCAGAGACCCCGTGGATGCGGGAGTTCGCCCTACTCGTTCAGCAGTCACTGAACGACCTCGGCGTCCCGGTCAACCTCATCAACGTCCAGCCGAGCACGAGATACGGTGAGTTCTGGCGGGCCGACATCGGCCACCCGGTGCCGATCACGATGAACCTGCACGGGCCGGACCCCCAGCGCGGACTCGACCCCAACCCGTTCCTCATGCGTGCACACCCGGAGACTGGTGGGAACTACTACAACTACAAGAACGACGAGATCACCGAACTGCTGGACGAACAGGCGAGCACCATCGGTGACGTGGAGGCTCGCGCAGAGATCTGCCAAGAGGTCCAGCGCAAACTCAGTGAGGACGCCTACCTCATCGCAGCCAACTTCCCCGAAGTCATCACGGTGGCAAACACCGCAGACTGGGAGGGATACGTCCCGACTCCCGGGAACGGGACGACGCGAGACTCGTTCATCTGGACGCAGGTGAACCTCCAACCCCGTGGCGACTCGACGACGTGGGTCAAAGGTGTCACGGCGGGGATGCAGGGGACGAACCTCCCGTTCTCCAGCGGTGGCCAGGAAGAGAAGCGACTCCTGAACGTCTACGACGGGCTGTTCGACGCCTCGCCGGAACTCGAGATCGTCCCGGCGCTGGCGACGAACGCAGACGTCGTCGACGACACGACGGTCGAGATGGACCTCCGCGAGGGCGTCGAGTGGCACGACGGCGAGTCGTTCGGTCCCGACGACGTGAAGTTCAGCGTCGAACTGTACAAGCAGAACAACGCGCCACAGCAGGGGGCGTTCGTCCGGACCATCGACGGCGTCGAGATTCTCTCGGAGTCCGGCGGCGGGCGCGTTAGGTTCACGTTAACAGAGCCTGACGCGGCGTTCCTCACCCAGCGGGTGGCCCGCAGTGCCATCATCCCGAAGCATCGCTGGGAGGACGTGGACAGCCCCGCAGAGTACAACCCCGACAACCCGGTCGGGACCGGCCCGTTCTCGTTCGTCAACTGGGAGCAGGGCTCGGAGCTCAGACTCGAGAAACACGAGAACAACTGGATGTGGGACGACGAGATCCGCGAGGAACTCCTCGGGGAGTACTTCGTCCCCGGCGACGGCATCGACGAGATGGTCCACGCCAACGTCGGCAACGTCTCGACGCTCATCGGCGCGATGCAGTCGGGCGACATCGACGCCATCGGGACGACCGTCTCGAACCAGCAGGCGGACCGTGCGGCCAACGCGAGCGGCGTCGAGAAACAGACCGCACGCAACTACGTCCCCACGGACGTCCACCTGAGCCATCTCGTCCCGCTGTTCCGCGACAAGACGTTCCGCGTCGCGTTGAGCCACGCCTTCGACAAGGAGGGCTTCGTCGAGAACACCCTCGGCGGTCGGGGTGAGGCGATCCAGGGACAGAACCTGCTCACGCCACTGCTGACGCCGTTCTACGGCGAGACGGAGCCGTACGCGTACGACGTCGACCAAGCACGCCAGATGCTCCAGCAGGCGGGCTACACGTACAACGGCGACGACATGCTGGTGTGGCCGGAGGGCGACGCCTGGAGCGCCTTCGAGGCACGTGTGGAGGACGGACACGCGACTCGCTCGGAACTCGACCAATCAGACTTCTCGTAAGGACCTCTCACCACTCATGAGCTTTCGACGCTTCCTGATAAAACGGACCCTGATCGCGGCGGTACTGACGCTGATCGCCGTCAGCGTCATCTTCGTCACGCTCCGGATGTTACCCGCCGATCCGTTCAGCGGCCTCGTCGCGTCCGGGGCGCTCACACCCGAACAGGTCGAGCGCGTCCGGGCGATGTACGGGCTGGACGAACCGATCTACGTCCAGTACTTCAAGTACATCCAGAACCTGTTCACCTTCCAGTTCGGCATCTCGCTCACCCAGCAACGGCCGGTCGGCGAGATCATCATCCCGGCGCTGATCAACACGCTCGTCCTGCTGTTGCCCGCACTCGTCGTGACTGCGATCCTCAGTTCGCTGGCCGGGATGTACGCCGGGTGGAACCGCGGGTCGTGGTTCGAGCAGTCGAGCATCGTCGTGACCACGGTCTTCCGTGCGGTCCCCATCTTCGTGACGGGCATCTTCCTGCTCATCATCTTCTCGTACGGGTTGGGCTGGCTCCCGGCGTTCGGGATGCGCAGTCCGCTCGCGAACCCGGACGGCTACCTGGAGACGTACCTCTCGGTGGACTTCCTGAAACACTACATCCTCCCGTTCAGCGCGACGGTGTTGTTCTACAGCGGCGACTTCCTGATGCTCGCCCGCAACTCCGTCGTCGAACGGAAGGGGTCGGAGTTCCTCATGCTCCACCGTGCGAAGGGGCTGTCGGACATGGAGCAACTCGGTCGGGCCGGGCGGAACTCGTTGCTGCCGCTCGTGACCTACTTCGCGCTCCGGACCGGCATGCTGTTTCAGGGCGTCATCACGCTGGAGGTCGTCTTCGCGTGGCCGGGTATCGGTCGCGCACTCGTCCAGTCGATCCTGAACCAGGACTACCCGACGGTCCAGGCGGCCGTGTTCATCATGGCGCTGGCGGTCATCGTGATGAACCTCACCGCCGACGTGGCCTACGCGAAACTGGACCCGACCGTGGAGGCAGGTGACGTCTGATGTCGGGGTACTCACTCGACGCCGACACCGCGAAAGAGCGGCTCCGCTCTGAGTTCGGTCGGGCCAGACGGGTCCTCGGTCACGTCCTGGAGGACAACGCGGCGAAGGTCGGTGTCGCGATCATCGTCACGTTCGGCTTCCTCGGGCTCTTCGGACCGTACATCGCCCCGTACCACCCCATCGAGGACACGCTCCGACAGGGCGGCTCGATGATGCGCCTGCAGGACCCCGGCGGGAAGGCCCTGCTCGGGACGACCTCGTTCGGGAAGGACGTGCTCAGCCAGTTCCTCGCCGGCGCACGGCCGACGCTCATCGTCGGTCTGTTCGGCGGCGTCGGGACGGGCGTCCTGGGCTTCCTCGTCGGACTCACGAGCGGCTACTTCGGCGGGACCGTCGACGAGTTCCTGATGCGACTGACCGACCTGACGTTCGCGCTCCCGTTCTTACCGATGGCGCTGGTGATCCTCTCGTTCGTGACGCCGAGCGTCTGGCTGATCACCACCGTACTGGTCGTCTTCCTCTGGAAGATGCCGGCGCGGGTCATCCGCTCTGAGGTGATGACGGTCAAGGAACGGACGTTCGTGAAGTCCGCCCGAGCACGGGGTGCAGGCCACCTCCGGACGATGTTCCTGCACGTCGCGCCGAACGTGCTCGGGATCGGCTTCCTCTACACCGCCTACGCCGTCGGGTGGTCTATCGTCGCCGGGGCCTCACTCGCCTTCCTCGGCTTCGGCGACCCGACGACCACCTCCTGGGGTCGGATGCTCCAGCAGGTGTTCCGCTCGGGCGCGATCCGCGTCGCGTGGTGGTGGGTCCTGCCGCCCGCACTCGGTATCGGTGCCGTCACGACGGCCGTCTTCCTGGTCGGACGGGCGTTCGAGGAGATAGTCAACCCAGACCTACAGACGGAGCAAGAATGAGTCTACTCGAAGTCGACGACGTGAAGATCACGTATCGGTTGCCACACAGTCAAGTCCACGCCGTCAACAACGTCTCCTTCTCGATCGACGAGGGAGACAACTACGGACTCGTCGGCGAGTCAGGCTGTGGCAAGTCGACGCTCGCCAAGTCGGTTCTCGGGCTCCTCGACAGCAACGGCGAGATCCAGTCGGGGAGCATCCGGTTCAACGGCCGTGAACTCACCGACCTCTCCGAGCGTGACTGGCAGTCTGTCCGCTGGGAGGAGATATCGTACATCCCACAGAGTGCGATGGACTCGCTCGACCCGGTGATGTCCGTCGGTGCGCAGATCCGACAGGCGATCCGCAAACACCGGGACGTCTCGAAACGAACGGCGAACGAGCGCGTCGACGAGGTGTTCGAGATGGTCGGGCTCGATCCGGCACGAACCGGCGACTACCCGCACCAGTTCTCTGGCGGCATGCGCCAGCGCGTCACGATCGCGATGGCGCTCGCGTTAGACCCCGATCTCATCATCGCCGACGAACCGACGACGGGGCTGGACGTGATCGTCCAGGACAAGATCATCGACAAGCTGATGGAGATTCAAGCGGAGACGGGGAGTTCGCTCCTGTTGATCACCCACGACGTGGGCGTCGTCGCGGAGAGCTGTGAGGAGGTGTCGGTCCTGTACGGCGGGAAGGTGATGGAGCAGGGCGAGACGAATCAGGTGTTCAGAGCGCCGACGAACCCCTACTCGATGGGGCTGAAGAACGCGTTCCCGGAGGTCGACGAGTTCGACGAGCAGGCCATCTCGATTCCGGGATCGCTCCCGAGCCTCATGCACGAACCGGACGGCTGTGTGTTCCGTAACCGCTGTCCGTTCGCGACAGAGGAGTGCGAGCAGGGACACCCACCACTCGTCGAGACAGACGGCCAATCATCGGCCTGTTACTACACCGACCGGGCCGACGAGATGCGAGACGCCGCGGCCGACCCCGAGACCTGGGGGATCGAAGCCCGCGACGAACGTGACCGGTCGGGTGAGACTGGCGACGTCATCCTCGAGACGCAAGGCCTGGAGAAGTGGTTCAAGCAGTCACAGGGGATTCTGGACGACCTTCGCGGCCGCGAGCCGAACTACGTCAAGGCCGTCAACGACGTCGATCTCACCGTCCACGAGGGCGAGATCGTCGGCGTCGCCGGCGAGTCGGGGTGTGGGAAGTCGACACTCGCGGAGGTGATCGCCGCCCTGCAAGAACGGACGGGCGGGGAGATCTTCGTCGACGACACACCGGTCGACGAGTTGCTCGACCGCAGTACCAAAGAGTTCCGCTCGCGGGTGCAGTTCATCTTCCAGGACCCGTTCGACTCGCTCAACCCCCGTCAGCGGGTTCGAGCGGCCGTCTCCGAGCCACTGAAGATTCAGGGACTCGACAGCGAGACGATCGACCGCCGCGTCCGGCAGACCGTCGCGGACGTCGGTCTCGAACCGGTCGAGAAGTACCTCGACAAGCTTCCGGCTCAGCTCTCGGGGGGAGAACGACAGCGTGTCGCCATCGCGCAGGCGCTCGTCCTCGAACCACAGCTACTCATCTGTGACGAACCGGCGTCGATGCTCGACGTCTCGCTGAAGGCCAACATCCTCAACATCCTGCGGGAGATGGCCGACGAGCGCGAGATCGGCATCGTCTACATCTCCCACGACCTCGCGAGCCTCACCCAGATCGCCGACCGTCTCGCGGTGATGTACCTCGGGCGGATCGCCGAACTCGGTGACACCGAGGACGTGGTCAGCACCCCGAAGCATCCCTACACCGCGTCGTTACTGGCGGCCTCACCGAAGACCGACCCGGACGTGGACCGCCAGCGAGTCCTGCTCCCCGGCGAGCCACCGGACCCGGTCGACCTGCCGAACGGGTGTAACTTCGCCCCCCGGTGTCCGAAGGCGGGGCCGGAGTGTCGCGAGGAGGAGCCCGAGCGTGGTGCCTTCGCGGACGACGACCACGAGGCTGCCTGCTACTTCCCCGTCGAAGACATCGAGACCGAACTGCTGGAACGGTACGCAGAGGAACACGAAGAAGACGTCTCGGAGGCCATCGGCGACGAGGTGACCCTGTAGTCACCGGCGCGGCTCCCACTCACAACTTTTCGCGGGTTCGGCGATGGTGAGCCGAGTCGGTAGACAGTCGTCTCACGAGCGAACAGTGAGAACGAGACCGGGAGACTGAACCGGCCTACCACCGGCAAGCAGACGAGTTCAGCAACGGGTTCAGCGACGTGTTCGGACGAGCGCGTCGACGGCCACCGGTCCGTCCTCGGTGACGACGACCGGATTCAGATCGAGTTCGGCGACGGCGTCGACCGACGCCGCCAGATCGCCGACACTCACGAGGAGGTCGACGACCGCCGACACGGACAGCGGTTCGCCAGCGCGCCGGTCGGTCAACAGGGCTGCGAGTGCCGTCTGCTCGACTGCGCGGCGGGCGTCCGCCCGCGAGAACGGCGGGACGAGCGTCGTGGTCTCGTCTACCGCCTCGACGAGCACCCCGCCCGGACCGACGGTGACGAGCGAGTCGAACACGTCGCCGGGTGCCACTCCGAGGATGGCCTCGACACCGTCTGTGACCATCGGTTGGACGAGGACACCGGCCACGTCAGACTCGGCGGTGTGGTCCAACGCCGCATTTAGCACCTCGTGGTACGCGTCCCGGACCGCAGTGGGCGAGTCGAGCCCCAGTTTCACCCCGCCGACGTCGGTCCGGTGTGGGAGCGCCGGCGAGTCGATCTTGAGCACGACGGGGTAGCCGACAGCGTCGGCGGCCGCGACGGCTTCCTCGGCGTCGGTCGCGAGTCGCGTCTGCACGACGGGGATATCGAAGGCGTCGAGGAGCGGTTCCGTCTCGGCCCACGTCAACACTCGTCCTGCCGGGAGGTCGACCGAGGGTGTTTCGAGCGACGCGTTCGACTCGACTCTGGAGGGCTGACCGACGAGGCGGTCACGATCCTCGACGGCCATCGCCGTCGATGCGACAGCGTCCAGGCACCGCCCCGGGTCCTCGTACACCGGAACCGACTTCCTGAGGTCGGCGTACGGTGGCGTCGTCGTCGGCTCGTCCGGTTCCTTTCGGCCGGTCCAGAGGACGTAGACCGGGTCGTCGGCCGCCGCGACGATTGACTCGAGATCGGCGGCGATGGTCTCGGCGCGTTCGTCGGTTCCGGGGAGGCCGATGGCGAAGACGTAGGCGTCGAACGCGTCGTCGGACAGGACGGCGTCGGCGATCTCGGGGAGCACCTCGGCACCGTACCCGCGAATGTCCGCAGGGTTCGTGAACCCGCCGTAGGTCAGGAGTTCCTCGACGTCGAGCAGTCTCCGTTCGGTTTCGCCGTCGATGTCGGGGAGCACGAGATCTCGCTCGGCGGCCATGTCCGCGAGGAGACTCGCGAGACCGCCGCTTGTCGAGGCGATACAGACCCGGTTCCCGTCGGGTGGGTCGTACGCGGTGTGGGCGCTCGCCCG harbors:
- a CDS encoding type B DNA-directed DNA polymerase, producing MYTVDFPDDGLAREWHLTETGVESRTRAYHPRWYVTPASDLDGSFADLRGWLTGHPAVVDTSTERWRTGYRESEREVLRIDTRTPDAVDRLARQVAQQGRPGQYRCFDVDFDPQFRYCLETGTDPTPDRAPTTLELSAPRRVTTGDDPLDETTVADETLTGTPADVARRVASRVHEADPDVLVCSSAELLPTLFAASDRPLSAYELGRRPGYEQVASASTYESYGQVGHSPARYTLPGRAIVDRRNTFLLHETNLAGCLDLVARSGRPLQELAWASIGTVLTAIQIREAHDRGVLTPWRSWRPELFKSARTLHDADRGGFTFAPAVGVHEDVHELDFASLYPNIIRTRNISPETIRCGCHDRDDVPGLGYAICDDPGVLPDVLAPIIDDREAIKADLRETDDPETRERLEGRSAALKWILVSCFGYQGFANAKYGRIECHEAINAYARELILTAKDRFEAHGWRVLHGIVDSLWITAMPDREQTDLETVAAEISDRADVRLDYEGRFDWCAFVPQRESEAGALTKYFGRRADADPEAAGLDAYKLRGIEARQRSTPDWVVDVQTDLLRVFDRTRSPAAVCDRLRRRLGELERGDVPTDDLVIDQRVSKPPEAYTHRTRTVAALERAAAAWNLQPGQYVEYVVVNDEARGQARVALPGAADRYDAAFYTELAVRATSSILAPLGWGRDDVRAALAETTQVSVESYGCGSSDPSASTR
- a CDS encoding helix-turn-helix domain-containing protein — translated: MSTILRIKFQTVPSGIIAGLESTIPEVREISYENIFYASDGDWIESLTVTSRTSFDPASVVESLSRVELFHHQRTGVDSTDGTTHRLTIVAHEPYPFLLGVILRGRALPNRLELRDGVLTGVVTVKEWADFRALADTIEEQFGRFELLSVNQADTIGAPLGSGQLNRVLRDELTEEQLTVLRTAHRLGYFDVPRGASADDIASELDIAQSTLSERLRLAEGRLFDLMFSAGSGSSADDGEE
- a CDS encoding ABC transporter substrate-binding protein, yielding MSDDNTVEIETGKSSRRNFLRIAGVAGAAGLAGCGGNNGGGGGTGGGGGGGDDGGGGGGGGGGGGGGRSIETRFWEEWPVETKGVDVNDEAIQFEYTAVEGQAVPEVDTHFAQAETPWMREFALLVQQSLNDLGVPVNLINVQPSTRYGEFWRADIGHPVPITMNLHGPDPQRGLDPNPFLMRAHPETGGNYYNYKNDEITELLDEQASTIGDVEARAEICQEVQRKLSEDAYLIAANFPEVITVANTADWEGYVPTPGNGTTRDSFIWTQVNLQPRGDSTTWVKGVTAGMQGTNLPFSSGGQEEKRLLNVYDGLFDASPELEIVPALATNADVVDDTTVEMDLREGVEWHDGESFGPDDVKFSVELYKQNNAPQQGAFVRTIDGVEILSESGGGRVRFTLTEPDAAFLTQRVARSAIIPKHRWEDVDSPAEYNPDNPVGTGPFSFVNWEQGSELRLEKHENNWMWDDEIREELLGEYFVPGDGIDEMVHANVGNVSTLIGAMQSGDIDAIGTTVSNQQADRAANASGVEKQTARNYVPTDVHLSHLVPLFRDKTFRVALSHAFDKEGFVENTLGGRGEAIQGQNLLTPLLTPFYGETEPYAYDVDQARQMLQQAGYTYNGDDMLVWPEGDAWSAFEARVEDGHATRSELDQSDFS
- a CDS encoding ABC transporter permease, whose translation is MSFRRFLIKRTLIAAVLTLIAVSVIFVTLRMLPADPFSGLVASGALTPEQVERVRAMYGLDEPIYVQYFKYIQNLFTFQFGISLTQQRPVGEIIIPALINTLVLLLPALVVTAILSSLAGMYAGWNRGSWFEQSSIVVTTVFRAVPIFVTGIFLLIIFSYGLGWLPAFGMRSPLANPDGYLETYLSVDFLKHYILPFSATVLFYSGDFLMLARNSVVERKGSEFLMLHRAKGLSDMEQLGRAGRNSLLPLVTYFALRTGMLFQGVITLEVVFAWPGIGRALVQSILNQDYPTVQAAVFIMALAVIVMNLTADVAYAKLDPTVEAGDV
- a CDS encoding ABC transporter permease; the encoded protein is MSGYSLDADTAKERLRSEFGRARRVLGHVLEDNAAKVGVAIIVTFGFLGLFGPYIAPYHPIEDTLRQGGSMMRLQDPGGKALLGTTSFGKDVLSQFLAGARPTLIVGLFGGVGTGVLGFLVGLTSGYFGGTVDEFLMRLTDLTFALPFLPMALVILSFVTPSVWLITTVLVVFLWKMPARVIRSEVMTVKERTFVKSARARGAGHLRTMFLHVAPNVLGIGFLYTAYAVGWSIVAGASLAFLGFGDPTTTSWGRMLQQVFRSGAIRVAWWWVLPPALGIGAVTTAVFLVGRAFEEIVNPDLQTEQE
- a CDS encoding ABC transporter ATP-binding protein, with product MSLLEVDDVKITYRLPHSQVHAVNNVSFSIDEGDNYGLVGESGCGKSTLAKSVLGLLDSNGEIQSGSIRFNGRELTDLSERDWQSVRWEEISYIPQSAMDSLDPVMSVGAQIRQAIRKHRDVSKRTANERVDEVFEMVGLDPARTGDYPHQFSGGMRQRVTIAMALALDPDLIIADEPTTGLDVIVQDKIIDKLMEIQAETGSSLLLITHDVGVVAESCEEVSVLYGGKVMEQGETNQVFRAPTNPYSMGLKNAFPEVDEFDEQAISIPGSLPSLMHEPDGCVFRNRCPFATEECEQGHPPLVETDGQSSACYYTDRADEMRDAAADPETWGIEARDERDRSGETGDVILETQGLEKWFKQSQGILDDLRGREPNYVKAVNDVDLTVHEGEIVGVAGESGCGKSTLAEVIAALQERTGGEIFVDDTPVDELLDRSTKEFRSRVQFIFQDPFDSLNPRQRVRAAVSEPLKIQGLDSETIDRRVRQTVADVGLEPVEKYLDKLPAQLSGGERQRVAIAQALVLEPQLLICDEPASMLDVSLKANILNILREMADEREIGIVYISHDLASLTQIADRLAVMYLGRIAELGDTEDVVSTPKHPYTASLLAASPKTDPDVDRQRVLLPGEPPDPVDLPNGCNFAPRCPKAGPECREEEPERGAFADDDHEAACYFPVEDIETELLERYAEEHEEDVSEAIGDEVTL